In Solanum pennellii chromosome 3, SPENNV200, a single window of DNA contains:
- the LOC107013787 gene encoding E3 ubiquitin-protein ligase AIRP2-like isoform X1 → MLIGGRVVVSWPGHHVIEKKNTSKLFALEFVFSGYFNGLRIMLLAASIPRFKNGTRLQMKLVYSNLAPVLLFLLQWMDCSCTCLLPSYFNFFHITVYKVIPNAKKKIHSDARKASIREFYAVLLPSLRHLHDSSSEQEHSHDEPQVSKMIVGKKVQEKKHFDADVEKENECGICLEPCTKVVLPNCCHAMCISCYRDWNLRSESCPFCRGNLKRVNSGDLWVLIGSNDVVHQATLSNEDMLRFYIYINNLPKDIPDAMFLVYYEYLI, encoded by the exons ATGCTGATCGGAGGTAGAGTTGTTGTAAGTTGGCCAGGACACCAcgttatagaaaaaaaaaataccagcAAACTATTTGCTCTGGAATTTGTATTCTCGGGTTATTTTAATGGTCTCAGAATAATGCTATT GGCAGCTTCTATTCCGAGGTTCAAGAATGGTACTCGTCTACAAATGAAGTTGGTGTACAGTAACTTGGCACCGGTACTTCTGTTCTTGCTTCAATGGATGGATTGCTCATGCACATGCTTACTTCCAagttatttcaatttcttccaCATAACTGTATACAAG GTTATCCCCAATGCGAAGAAGAAGATCCATTCTGATGCTAGGAAGGCAAGCATTAGAGAATTCTATG CTGTTCTATTACCATCTCTACGACACCTACATGATAGCTCATCAGAGCAGGAACATAGTCACGACGAACCTCAAGTTTCAAAAATGATTGTTGGAAAGAAAGTACAAGAGAAAAAACATTTTGATGCTGATgtagagaaagaaaatgaatGTGGAATCTGCTTAGAACCATGCACCAAAGTAGTTTTGCCAAACTGCTGTCATGCTATGTGCATTAGTTGCTATCGTGACTG GAACTTGAGGTCAGAGTCCTGCCCATTTTGCAGAGGAAACCTCAAAAGAGTGAATTCAGGGGATCTGTGGGTTCTGATAGGCAGTAACGATGTCGTTCATCAGGCAACTCTTTCGAATGAGGACATGTTGCGTTTCTATATTTACATAAACAACCTGCCTAAAGATATTCCAGATGCAATGTTTCTAGTttattatgaatatttgatatga
- the LOC107013787 gene encoding E3 ubiquitin-protein ligase AIRP2-like isoform X2 codes for MMTNYYEFVKSTSCEDSLKAIEADIQYANLLAASIPRFKNGTRLQMKLVYSNLAPVLLFLLQWMDCSCTCLLPSYFNFFHITVYKVIPNAKKKIHSDARKASIREFYAVLLPSLRHLHDSSSEQEHSHDEPQVSKMIVGKKVQEKKHFDADVEKENECGICLEPCTKVVLPNCCHAMCISCYRDWNLRSESCPFCRGNLKRVNSGDLWVLIGSNDVVHQATLSNEDMLRFYIYINNLPKDIPDAMFLVYYEYLI; via the exons ATGATGACGAATTACTATGAATTTGTGAAATCTACTTCATGTGAAGATTCTTTAAAGGCAATTGAAGCTGACATTCAGTATGCCAATTTGCT GGCAGCTTCTATTCCGAGGTTCAAGAATGGTACTCGTCTACAAATGAAGTTGGTGTACAGTAACTTGGCACCGGTACTTCTGTTCTTGCTTCAATGGATGGATTGCTCATGCACATGCTTACTTCCAagttatttcaatttcttccaCATAACTGTATACAAG GTTATCCCCAATGCGAAGAAGAAGATCCATTCTGATGCTAGGAAGGCAAGCATTAGAGAATTCTATG CTGTTCTATTACCATCTCTACGACACCTACATGATAGCTCATCAGAGCAGGAACATAGTCACGACGAACCTCAAGTTTCAAAAATGATTGTTGGAAAGAAAGTACAAGAGAAAAAACATTTTGATGCTGATgtagagaaagaaaatgaatGTGGAATCTGCTTAGAACCATGCACCAAAGTAGTTTTGCCAAACTGCTGTCATGCTATGTGCATTAGTTGCTATCGTGACTG GAACTTGAGGTCAGAGTCCTGCCCATTTTGCAGAGGAAACCTCAAAAGAGTGAATTCAGGGGATCTGTGGGTTCTGATAGGCAGTAACGATGTCGTTCATCAGGCAACTCTTTCGAATGAGGACATGTTGCGTTTCTATATTTACATAAACAACCTGCCTAAAGATATTCCAGATGCAATGTTTCTAGTttattatgaatatttgatatga